A genomic window from Mesorhizobium sp. 131-2-1 includes:
- a CDS encoding PDR/VanB family oxidoreductase, producing MSTGTTKLDVVVSDVVPVNDLVTRFHFRRRDGELLPTFSGGAHVVVEMRDGDRTRLNPYSLMGSPLDTREYTISVRRDDVGRGGSLFMHRSVKPGLEMVISYPVNLFSLDLRAKKHLMLAGGIGITPFMAQTAQLAGSGGNFELHYTCRTASLGTYADVLQQRYDRRVKLYHDDRDERIDLDRLLSTQPLGTNLYVCGPAGMINWVRDRAAALGWPSETVHFEHFAAPQPGAPFDVALAVSGKTIRVGSQQSLLEAIEAAGVDPPYLCRGGVCGQCETNVISHDGKFIHNDHWLSEEDHRSGCKIMPCVSRFEGKSLVLER from the coding sequence ATGAGCACCGGCACCACCAAGCTCGACGTCGTGGTGAGCGATGTCGTCCCGGTCAACGACCTGGTCACCCGCTTCCATTTCCGCCGCCGCGACGGCGAGCTGCTGCCGACCTTTTCCGGCGGCGCCCACGTCGTGGTCGAGATGCGCGACGGCGATCGCACCAGGCTCAATCCCTATTCGCTGATGGGCTCGCCGCTCGACACCAGGGAGTACACGATCTCGGTGCGGCGCGACGATGTCGGTCGCGGCGGCTCGCTGTTCATGCACAGGTCCGTCAAGCCCGGCCTGGAGATGGTGATCAGCTATCCGGTCAACCTGTTCTCGCTCGATCTCAGGGCAAAGAAGCACCTGATGCTGGCCGGCGGCATCGGCATCACGCCGTTCATGGCGCAGACCGCGCAGCTGGCGGGGTCCGGCGGCAATTTCGAACTGCACTACACCTGCCGCACGGCTTCGCTCGGTACCTATGCCGATGTCCTGCAGCAACGCTACGACCGCCGGGTGAAGCTCTATCACGACGATCGCGACGAGCGCATCGATCTCGACCGTCTGCTCTCCACGCAGCCGCTCGGCACGAATCTCTATGTCTGCGGCCCAGCCGGCATGATCAACTGGGTGCGCGACCGCGCGGCCGCTCTCGGCTGGCCGTCGGAGACCGTGCATTTCGAGCATTTCGCGGCGCCGCAGCCGGGCGCGCCGTTCGATGTGGCGCTGGCCGTCAGCGGCAAGACCATCCGTGTCGGTTCACAGCAGAGCCTGCTCGAAGCGATCGAGGCGGCGGGCGTCGATCCGCCCTATCTCTGCCGCGGCGGCGTCTGCGGCCAGTGCGAGACCAATGTCATCTCGCATGACGGCAAGTTCATCCACAACGATCACTGGCTGAGCGAGGAAGACCATCGCTCCGGCTGCAAGATCATGCCTTGCGTCTCACGCTTCGAGGGCAAGTCGCTGGTCTTGGAAAGATAG
- a CDS encoding dimethylamine monooxygenase subunit DmmA family protein yields the protein MAAKTIISRPVYGTLSPQPGKHHLFVADAEGALAILDMAGKAPAGFFDGAEIVFIPGSDGKHIAALEALKPAQLHMPPSFASLLPRLKQTLTNAHMGLRLYLCGTEGLIGQAMQVALEAGIDHTSMQTEHRGSLARRMQCVHCKGITENVTTQPALCAHCGLLLLVRDHYSRRLAAFQGVCINAEDRTEIPPMEEAFP from the coding sequence ATGGCAGCCAAGACGATCATCAGCCGGCCCGTTTACGGAACCCTGTCTCCGCAGCCCGGCAAGCACCATCTTTTCGTGGCGGATGCCGAAGGCGCGCTCGCGATCCTTGACATGGCTGGCAAGGCGCCGGCCGGCTTCTTCGACGGCGCCGAGATCGTCTTCATTCCGGGTTCCGACGGCAAGCACATTGCCGCTCTCGAAGCCCTGAAGCCGGCACAGCTCCACATGCCGCCATCCTTCGCCAGCCTGCTGCCGCGGCTGAAGCAGACACTGACCAACGCCCATATGGGCCTGCGCCTCTATCTCTGCGGGACAGAAGGGCTGATCGGCCAGGCCATGCAGGTGGCGCTCGAGGCCGGCATAGACCACACCTCCATGCAGACCGAGCATCGCGGCTCGCTGGCGCGCCGCATGCAATGCGTGCACTGCAAGGGCATCACCGAGAATGTGACGACGCAGCCGGCGCTGTGCGCGCATTGCGGCCTGCTGCTTCTGGTGCGCGACCACTATTCGCGGCGCCTCGCCGCCTTCCAGGGAGTGTGCATCAACGCCGAGGATCGCACAGAGATTCCTCCGATGGAGGAGGCCTTCCCATGA